The stretch of DNA ACCAGCCTCCCAAAACTGACGACAGTTTAAAGTTGGATATTTCGCCTGCATCCCCGGCCAGATTTCATAAGGATGATCAGCTTTCGACCGTGCTCTTGGAGTTTAATGGAATATCAAAGAAGGTACAGGAAACAAAAACCATTGGAGTTCAAACAGAGGACAGTGAGCTGCGACTGAATGAAACTGTCATTAGGCGTGACATCAGTTTGAAGGGACTGATTGGAAGAATGGTTTTCGATGTGAAAACGTGGTTGGATAGTCAACCGAACAAGCTTCCGACGGTGATGTTTGTGGCACTGTTCGGAATTGTTGTGTTTGGTTTTTGGTATTTCCACATGCAGATGAAGGCTTTGCAAGAGCAGAGTCAAAATGGATCACAAACAAATTCAAACAGAAGCAGTGGTGGCACTTACGCTGAGCCAATCGATTTTGGTGATGGGGAAATACAGGTcgggaaaattgttttcaacACCCAGAATGTGTTGGGGAAAGGATGTGAGGGGACGTTTGTCTTCAGAGGATCGTTTGAGAAACGTGAAGTTGCCGTTAAGAGGATTTTGCCAGGTTGTTTCACACTAGCGGATCGGGAGGTCGCGCTATTGAGGGAGAGTGATGCACATGAGAATGTTGTGCGATATTTCTGCACCGAACAGGACCGACAGTTTAGGTATATTGCTGTGGAGCTATGCGCAGCCACTCTGCAAGATTATGTCGATGCAAAATCGGCCGATACCTTACAGAAACAGATTTCTGTGCTGGAAGTTCTTTATCAAGCTACAAATGGTCTTATGCATTTGCACTCATTGAACATTGTGCATCGAGATATCAAACCACAGAATATTCTTCTATCATTGCCGAATAATCAAAAGCGTGTTAAAGCCATGATATCAGATTTTGGTCTTTGTAAGAAACTAAATTATGGAAAAGCTAGTTTCTCACGGAGATCTGGAGTTACCGGTACTGATGGTTGGATTGCGCCAGAAATGCAGCGTGGACATCGCACTACAACTTcagttgatattttttcactcggTTGTGTGTTCCACTACGTTATTACTAACGGACAACATCCGTTTGGTGATAATCTAAAACGACAAGCAAACATTCTGTCCGATGAATATGATCTTCGAACACTACACAAGGAAGGTGTGCCCAGTAAACTTTCAACCTTAGCAGAGGAGTTAATTGCGGATATGATTAGCACAGATCAGTCCGAGCGGCCACCTGCCGCTGCTATTCGCAATCATCCCTTGTTTTGGAGCAACGAACGAATTTTATCTTTTCTGCAAGATGTCAGTGATCGGGTTGAGAAGTTGGATATTCTCGTGGAACCTTTGCGAACGTTAGAGTGCAACGCACGGTTTGTTGTGCGGGAAGACTGGAGCTTACATCTGGATCAGGGAATCACAAATGACCTGCGCAAATACCGAGGCTATCAAGGTTATAGCGTAAGAGATTTGCTAAGGGCGTTGAGAAATAAAAAGCATCACTATCATGAACTGACGCCCGAGGTTCAACGAGTCCTTGGCTCGATACCTAATGATTTCACCCACTATTGGATCGATCGATTCCCTCGACTTGTTTCGCATACATATCATTCGCTAGTGGACCATTCGCATGAGCCAATCTTTCGGTCGTATTATGACGAGGTTGGCTACCGATTCACGAAACCTGCTTACTTCAGCGAGATAGGTAACGATAATTTCGATTTGATCCGGTACTATGAGGGGGCACAGAAAATGAAAGCTAGTCAAAGCCCCAAGCGGAAACCGATGCAGCAGGAAGCGGACTCGCCACAGAAAAGCACTCGTCGGGGAACATACAACTTCGGCAGATACGCTACGATGAGTACTTCGTTTATTTCTCGCGAGCAGATGATTGGTGGTAAGGCTGGTACGGAGACAGCTGATGGTAATAGAAGTCAAGAGGCAGAACCACCAGTAACTTTGGCGGACGGAGTAGAAAACGTCgataaagatgattttgtgaagGTAAACTACAATAATCACAGAAAAAAGTCGAACGCCAATAATGCGAATGTGCGACGGAGAGAAAATGCTAAAATCACGTGGAATTTACAGGCAGCGCTGTTAGATGAGTaagtttttgttgttgtaatTCATGTGTGTAACATAGTAGAATCGGTTcggtctctatttttaagaagATTAATTCCTTTGAAATCACTAGGTTTTTTTTGTTCGACGATAAGATTTTTGTCTTGTATATAATTCTACAGTACAGTTTTATTATTTACTTCTTTCTCTAGCGCTTTGGGTGAATATGACGTATTTGGTACGTTATTCAAATGGAGACAATATTTAACATGTCCATGTTTacatgattgaaaaatgaatgattcaatAAATGAATTCATATGTAAAATTCACTGTTTTCAACTGCcaacaaaattgaatgttcTCCAAGCATTTTGTGAGAGTGCATTTGCACTCAAAGGGTTAGGCTGCTCTACCTCCAGTGCTACAACTCCAGTGAGTTGTACTCTCACCATGTGTTTAGAATATACTTATCTTGGAATTTTGGTAGGTTTCTTATTTTAAAGCCAAAAAACTATTATGTTTTACCGTAAGAATCATCCCCAAACCATTAATTGCCGATGTAACAATGTAATACATTGAACACTAGAGCTTCATTGAATGAATGCACCTGAAACGCATTggtcgctgctgcaaaatataATTGTGTTTTATACGCATGTCATACCCTCTCGGAAGCTGGAAAGACCACCAAGAGATGTAGGTTCAGAGAATGAAAACTAGGCACTGAAAATACACACACACGTGTAAACAAATATCTGTGATATCTTtgctaaataattgaattttgagATCGTAGCGTTACAGTTGTAAGTGGgtaatataattatgtttcGGAATagaagtacaattcaatacaacaaatacaattcATCCAATCACAATAGATATGAAGACGATATTGTTTGAGTGTAAAATACAATACCATTTTAGTCATGTAATAGAATAAAGAATAGTTTGATAATAGTTCCATGAAGTTTATTATTACGGTCAATTGATGATGAACCTATATCAGAAGAGGCGTAACCGTTTTGCGTAGTCCATGTCTACTGTTTGTTAAAACCATGAAAGCCATCAGAAGTCGCAGGGTTTTCGGCTTCCGAAACGTTTGCTCAGTGTGCCGTTTTGTCGCTATTAATCAGTTACGGTAAGTTAATAAACACATCAACAACACCTCGTGTATAatgttaggttggggaaaaagtaatccattattttctcgctAGCTggatttagtgatcaatatttcgcgaaatatcgatcatacaatttcgttgTAAAGGTAACATTtccagtgaaaaaatatttttgctgttttttgtttgtttcattcagttgtgagttacagggtgttaacaatggaagtaaacaaagagaaaattcgatacatcttacactttttcttttaaaaatgcGAAAACGCAAGCttggccgctgaaattgtgaatggtgttagtggtgtcgatactgtaacagtgaaatacgtgcaatttaatttttaatttattattattattttttaaataaaaaaaaattgcattacaCTGAATTCAGATTTCTacagtcaacaaatggaccgtttgaagctagcgattgatcgCAAACgtacaaaatattctctagaaatgttttgtatggcagaaaaacgtttgtcgggtcagctagtttattataatattagataggacgaacaagaaaaaaaatcttcacgCGATGGTCACTGAGACTGACAATTGcgtaagaaaataaataaaatatggtttATCTTTGGATGTCGAAATGTGACTCAAATAAATCTtatcaaataaatatctttgagAGCTGAgtccgacactgatattgtacaaTTGCTTCCCGTTAAGTTCGCTTTCGTTGCCTTGTTACGGGCTCATTGAATGCGCAGCAATAACGGTACGGGGATCAATATGTTAAACATGTCTTCTCCATAATTGACCGcaaatttttaattgttttcaacTCTGATAAGCCTATTCACAAGATGCCACAGAAACGTACACGGCTAGAAACAGTTTCAAATTCACTGTATGATTTGGAAGCGATTCTTGGAAGTCCCACTTCATGACTAACTGTAAAGTGCGCAACACAAACAACGTctcgtcaccgtgaagtcaacgtgaaggaatgaaatgtcaaatattctcccatagaattcgtatggtagcattcacatacacaatcaccggcaactttgacgtcggcaaaataagtccaagagaatagttgacgggacggtgacggtgacgctgcATGTGTAGTGCACTTAATACATCCAATGCAATATTGACGGCCTCCAAATGTCTACGGAGGGTTGGTATCTCTAGTAAAAGTTGGCTTTCCGGAATTTCGTAGTTGCCAGCCTGTGTCAAATCAACTTTTAAAGTTCGCTGTCATGTACTCATAACATATGTCGACCTTGAATTGCTTTGAAAAACTCGGGCGTTCATGTGATTTTCGATGAAAAAGACCAATCCACTTCAACATTTCCTTCTCCATCGTTGGTCCGGGTCCGGAAAGTCTTTAGCCTGGTTTGCTCATCTTATGAAGAGTTCTCttttcagtagaaaatttttgaTCGTTGGATTTTAATAAAACCTTTTGAATAGCCATTTCGAcaagactgttcctttcaacaACGAGAAAAATTACCATTGCATTGAGTCGGATCACAATTTCGGTTTTTGAATCTTCTGCGCTAGATCTACTTAATGTAGTACAACGCATCAGAAGTACAGATAACACAGAAGTATTAAATCATAAACTGCTGATAGGGAGAACTGTGCACTTGATCCAGTATTTGTGTCGCACAAAACTCCAGTGGCTGTGATCAACCCTCTAATTGGATTCTCAGCACAGATTCAGCGTAAGACTaccgttgacttagtaatcatttgtttaaaATTGCATCTAAAACAATTtccaataaatggatgaatggaTATTTTATTTCCCTTGGAACAAACATAAATAATATTCCACAAGGTCTCTTTTTGACGTTTGACACTCAAATAACCAAGACGTGTTTATTACATCCGAAATATCTTTTTCGTGATATAAAAAATCATCATGGGAACGCCTAGTTAACTGTCCAAATGTGTGCGAAATAATATTTTACCCCTTGAGTGTATTGTCGGTTCATCACGGCAGCAAAAGAGAAACGAAGGCAGGTTGGCCAACCGACGTATTATACATCATGTATCAACCGCAGACCGATAGAGACTGAAATGAAATTTCATGCAGCTATCGCtatttataattatttaaataGTTTGTTTTCGAAGCAGTTTGGAGccattgaaacatgtttttattccagtaagtaaaaaaacatctctcatagacctttcatctttcgaataatgttattttcataCCACTTTGTTCATCCGGCAGAGAGATATAAACACTCAAAACCTTGTTCTCCGAACATAACCTCCTAGTTTTCGAGACTTCAAATTTACACGCcattacagaaatgaaagacgtaatgtgagaaataatgaaaataacaaTACAAAAAAGCTTTTATAACAATGACTTTTCCTTAGTGACTTGTTTTGTTAGATAATACCATAAAATGCAGGATGCCAAAAGAGGCAGAGATTACCCGAAAGCTGGACCGCAGCAAGAACGGAATCGGGTTGGATGTCCCGGATTGTTCCGCTTTCtcaatgatgttttttttatccttgACTTGTCCAACAGAAAAAACCGCTTCTTATTATACTCTTTCAAATGTCTCTTATGAAACGATGCAACTATACCCGGAAAACCCATAATCCTGGTTTGTCTTCCACCAAATTCCATGTTTATCAGTAGTGGAACAAATTTCAAGCAAGTAGCACATTTAAAAACATTATATACACACAAGCAGTAATTTTTAGAGTATACAAACGTTAAATATTGTCTTAGCTGAACGGTATATGGGTACTTCACGGTACAATATTTTTGAATTGCAATGGATGATATCTTTAACTAACTaagttattaactaaactttAATATCTGTGCAAATGTAATGCACCAGGAAAACGAATGTCCTCCGACAATCGCTAAAGCTCGGTCGGACCTTTCTAAAAAATATTCTTCTATGTTTCTAACTAATCGAGCAATCAGTAGAACACGGTGGTCTACTCGAATCACGCCACCTCGGCAGCTCGGGGCCTCCTATATTCCTTACCCTCGTTAGATGCATACTCAGccccattgcacaatggtccagaagatgcatttaagtggaaattagcatttagagcttgacagttattctctaaacaaaaactgtcttagacaaagttgttactcatgatagagcgctcgtttttatgttgtcaaaaatagggtgaccaaagttttcgatgaaataaaaaatttaactctcttatctttatagatagagataaacatagttcgacaa from Toxorhynchites rutilus septentrionalis strain SRP chromosome 3, ASM2978413v1, whole genome shotgun sequence encodes:
- the LOC129778304 gene encoding serine/threonine-protein kinase/endoribonuclease IRE1, coding for MMKLLLYGRQLHLLLYIIIAAGCIGAAKQRNEDCTAVAKDEETLLVFSTLGGGLTAIDPLSGETRWSIADEPAIRVPSLSQMNRHYLPDPRDGSLYTYRNPEGGLKKLPYTIPQLVASAPCRSSDGILYSGKKSDDWFLIDPKTGRRERVLGFGAPLERDKADSIGWATSRAVYLGRTQYTVMMYDSMSSDRDSRPWNVTFFDYTSHTMAPELTKEYEFLHLTSSSSGLTATFEQKKGTPLWQKDLSSPIVAVFLLGSEGLLSIPFQTVSDEVLQEINERAQDGNFDNLKLFPAVYVGEVSNNMYVIPSLVDKNTATLPSEPTVNLLGGPKLKATGELSGKELIATETTRIQNDNIIILGHYQPPKTDDSLKLDISPASPARFHKDDQLSTVLLEFNGISKKVQETKTIGVQTEDSELRLNETVIRRDISLKGLIGRMVFDVKTWLDSQPNKLPTVMFVALFGIVVFGFWYFHMQMKALQEQSQNGSQTNSNRSSGGTYAEPIDFGDGEIQVGKIVFNTQNVLGKGCEGTFVFRGSFEKREVAVKRILPGCFTLADREVALLRESDAHENVVRYFCTEQDRQFRYIAVELCAATLQDYVDAKSADTLQKQISVLEVLYQATNGLMHLHSLNIVHRDIKPQNILLSLPNNQKRVKAMISDFGLCKKLNYGKASFSRRSGVTGTDGWIAPEMQRGHRTTTSVDIFSLGCVFHYVITNGQHPFGDNLKRQANILSDEYDLRTLHKEGVPSKLSTLAEELIADMISTDQSERPPAAAIRNHPLFWSNERILSFLQDVSDRVEKLDILVEPLRTLECNARFVVREDWSLHLDQGITNDLRKYRGYQGYSVRDLLRALRNKKHHYHELTPEVQRVLGSIPNDFTHYWIDRFPRLVSHTYHSLVDHSHEPIFRSYYDEVGYRFTKPAYFSEIGNDNFDLIRYYEGAQKMKASQSPKRKPMQQEADSPQKSTRRGTYNFGRYATMSTSFISREQMIGGKAGTETADGNRSQEAEPPVTLADGVENVDKDDFVKVNYNNHRKKSNANNANVRRRENAKITWNLQAALLDE